The DNA segment TGTAGGCTAATATATCGGTATGGGAACAATACATGAGCTTAACGAAAAGCGCAAGCGATTAGGTTTCTCACAGAAAAGCGTGGCGGAATCCATGGGCGTGACCGCTCCTGTGCTGTCTCGTGCGGTGAAGGGGAATCCGACACAGGCTTTTACCCGGCGTTATCAGGATGCGCTTGACGCGATTTCGCGGGACACCACGCCTCAGCAGATAGCGGAGATTGCTCGTCCTATCGCGCTGCGGCATCATGTCAATGAACTGTACCTGTTCGGTTCCATGGCCCGCGGCGAGGGGCGTGCGGATTCGGATATCGATTTCATCTACCAGTTTGATGACACGGCCGATTCGATGATCGATGAATGGGATTTGCGCGACGATCTCGCGTCTACTTTCGGACGTCAGATCGATTTAGTGAAAAAGCAATACATCACCACTGAATTGCAGGATCGGTTGGCCGAGATACAGCGAGTGCTGTTCGTCAATTCCATAACGTCCCAGCCGATGTTCCGTATTGTTTAGGGGCATGCCATGAACGCGCTGGAGAAAGACGCCTTGCATATTGTCGCGATAGTTCGTGCGCTTACCGATGCGCAACGATTCCTCGGGCCATTGAGCGCAGAAGAATTTGCAGACAATGACGAAAAGCAGAATGCCGTGGCTATGGCGATTGCCAGAGCGGGGGAGCATGTCAAGAAGCTCTCGAAAGAATTTCGTGAATCGGAATCCGGCGTTCCATGGTGTGGGGTGAGTGGCATGCGCGACTGGATCGCCCATGATTACGACGGACTTGATTTTGATCGCCTGTACTATGCCGTAACCCATGAAGTACCGGAGGTGTTGGCGGTTCTACAACCATATGTGGAACAACAGGCGCAGATACAGCTCACAAAGAGGAATCCTTTCGATGTGCCGCGGATCTGAGAGGAGGGCTCTGCTTATAACGCGCTAGCTTTGGGTAGATTATTCTCATCTGAGGCTAATCACAAGTTGTCTGAGGATATTCTCAGGGATATGTTTCGCGTGGAAGCTTGGGCATACGGGTTGCTGGCTGAGGGGGCATACAGAACGTTAAAAAGTGAGCCGGGAGCATATATCCTAAACCGAACGCACCCCCTCAGACCATAGCGCGGGTCTTGGTTTATTTCTTGCCCCACCCGAACTTGGGCAGTTTGATCTCCGGGAGCTGTTTCAATCCGTCTGCTATTCCTTTGCCAAGCTGCTGCACTCCGTCGGCTATCCCGGCGCCTGCGTCCTGAGCACCTTTTGCGATGGCGTCGCCCGCATCCTGCGCGATGTGCGCGGCCTGGTTTCCGGCGTCCTGCATTCCCTTGGCAACGGCGGCACCGGTGCTCTGAGCGCCATTCGCTATCGCATTGCCGACGTCTTGGACGGCGTGTGCGGTCTGCTGCCTGGCATTCTGCAAGGCCTTGCCGGTGTCGTCTACGGCCTTGCCCGCGGCTTCGATCCAGGTGGGACCGTCTTCGACATGCAGATGAATGTGCTCAAGTTGCAATGTGTTGGCGAATGCATTGAGATTGCTGGTGATGCTTTCGATGTTGGCAATGGCATGAGGTGAACTGTATGGGTTCAGCAGCACCTTCCCACCTACGATTCCAGCCTTCGTTTCCAGTTGCCTGCCCAATGCGTTGAGTGACTGCTCGATTTCCGCAAGACGCTTGTTCCTGGCAAGCACGATGCCCTTCTTGTATGCTTCGAGCTGTTCAGGCTCCTCTTGGCATACGCGCGCGAGCTCGATGCAGGAGACCTGATCCTGCATCCTGACTGCGGATGCGAGCATGCCCAACCACTGGTGGATCTCCTGACGAATCTGCTGGGTCAGCGGGCGAACCTGCTTGGGATCCTGCTCGCGTTCCACCTTCTCGGTGAGGCCCTTGATTTTGGCGATCGCATACGCTTGGATGGTGGCGATGTCTTGCGGGCAGCCTGACATCTTGGACCAT comes from the Bifidobacterium angulatum DSM 20098 = JCM 7096 genome and includes:
- a CDS encoding HepT-like ribonuclease domain-containing protein, with amino-acid sequence MNALEKDALHIVAIVRALTDAQRFLGPLSAEEFADNDEKQNAVAMAIARAGEHVKKLSKEFRESESGVPWCGVSGMRDWIAHDYDGLDFDRLYYAVTHEVPEVLAVLQPYVEQQAQIQLTKRNPFDVPRI
- a CDS encoding nucleotidyltransferase family protein, producing the protein MGVTAPVLSRAVKGNPTQAFTRRYQDALDAISRDTTPQQIAEIARPIALRHHVNELYLFGSMARGEGRADSDIDFIYQFDDTADSMIDEWDLRDDLASTFGRQIDLVKKQYITTELQDRLAEIQRVLFVNSITSQPMFRIV